The proteins below come from a single uncultured Carboxylicivirga sp. genomic window:
- a CDS encoding TolC family protein — translation MKLIHIIFLSLVFIFVGCKIGKRYEAPEIKMPDTYQSNISDTSNIANLKWWDVYNDSILVKYINQALENNQDLKIAISRVEEYRSLRRISESDLLPSIKVSGEREHEVSSGNISETDNELVAELNWELDLWGRLRWQREAGIADYRATEEDKNAVFQSLIANVGTTYFELMAAKRELAIIEQTAESREEGVKIAELRYKGGLTSETPLQQAQVELAKTLTLIPEIKYTIRKKNNLLSTLMGQFPEKELLSTLLLEHKLPDSVPVGIPSDLLTRRPDIRKAEQDVISANAKVGMALTNMFPKISLSAEYGYESEALSDLFSSPYNYLYGQLLSPIFNAGANRARHKAAKAVLDQKALTYDKVVLKSFEETSNALGNVTRAKSVRNSLIKLEESSRTYLKLANLQHINGVVSYIDVLDAQRLLFDAEIRLNNAIRDEKIAYVQLYKALGGGW, via the coding sequence ATGAAATTAATCCATATTATATTTCTCTCATTGGTTTTCATTTTTGTTGGCTGCAAAATAGGCAAGCGTTATGAAGCTCCTGAGATAAAAATGCCTGATACTTATCAATCAAACATTTCTGATACTAGTAACATTGCAAATCTTAAATGGTGGGATGTTTACAACGATTCTATTTTGGTTAAATATATTAATCAGGCCCTTGAGAACAATCAAGACTTGAAAATAGCCATATCAAGAGTGGAAGAATATCGTTCGTTACGACGAATTTCGGAGAGTGATTTATTACCTTCTATTAAAGTATCTGGTGAACGTGAGCACGAGGTAAGTTCCGGAAACATCAGTGAAACAGATAATGAATTGGTGGCTGAACTAAACTGGGAACTTGATTTGTGGGGACGATTAAGATGGCAGCGCGAAGCCGGTATTGCTGATTACAGAGCTACTGAAGAAGATAAAAATGCAGTGTTTCAATCTTTAATTGCAAATGTTGGAACTACGTATTTTGAGCTGATGGCAGCTAAAAGAGAATTGGCGATTATTGAGCAAACGGCCGAATCGCGTGAAGAAGGAGTAAAAATTGCTGAACTTAGGTATAAGGGGGGACTAACATCAGAAACACCTTTGCAGCAAGCTCAGGTTGAATTAGCAAAAACGCTTACTTTAATACCGGAAATTAAATACACCATCCGAAAAAAGAATAACCTTCTGTCCACTCTAATGGGCCAATTCCCCGAAAAAGAATTATTATCGACATTGTTATTGGAACATAAACTTCCAGATAGCGTGCCGGTTGGTATTCCTTCTGACTTATTAACGCGTAGGCCCGATATTCGTAAAGCTGAACAAGATGTAATATCAGCCAATGCTAAAGTGGGTATGGCGCTAACTAATATGTTTCCTAAAATATCGCTATCTGCCGAGTATGGCTACGAAAGCGAGGCATTATCTGACTTATTCAGCTCTCCTTACAATTATTTATATGGTCAACTGTTAAGTCCTATTTTTAACGCCGGAGCCAATCGTGCACGTCATAAAGCGGCCAAAGCTGTGTTGGATCAAAAGGCTCTTACCTACGATAAAGTGGTTCTAAAAAGCTTTGAAGAAACCAGCAATGCCTTGGGCAATGTTACAAGAGCAAAATCGGTTAGAAACTCACTTATTAAGCTTGAAGAATCATCGCGAACATACCTCAAATTAGCAAACCTTCAGCATATTAACGGAGTAGTAAGTTACATTGATGTATTAGATGCTCAACGTTTATTATTTGATGCCGAAATTAGATTGAACAATGCAATTCGAGACGAAAAAATTGCATACGTTCAACTATATAAAGCATTAGGTGGAGGCTGGTAA
- the uxuA gene encoding mannonate dehydratase has product MALEKTWRWFGEKDPITLDMLVQMGVEGVITALHHIPNGEIWTIEEIMNVKTQIESRGLRWSVVESLPVSEGIKICNDDRARLIENYQQSVRNLGACGIDTICYNFMPVLDWARTDLHYKLANGGESMYFDFPTFVAFDAYILKRPGAENDYPTEIIKKAKEVFASMSSEEAEELAYNIIVVTQGFIDGVIDGSVPDPKKLFLEFIDRYKGYDKNKMRENLKAFLDDVIPVAEEAGVKLAIHPDDPPFPVLGLPRIIGQLDDYEWLFNANPSPNNGITFCAGSLSARKENNLVEIIEKCGEKIHFVHLRNTQLLPDGSFFESGHLAGSQNMVQMMTALLKEQKKRIATGRKDIRLPVRPDHGIKILDDYKNKYNPGYPLIGRLKGLAELDGLMAGISSFI; this is encoded by the coding sequence ATGGCTTTAGAAAAAACATGGAGATGGTTCGGCGAAAAGGATCCGATAACTCTTGATATGTTGGTGCAAATGGGTGTTGAAGGTGTAATTACGGCTCTACATCACATTCCAAATGGAGAAATCTGGACGATTGAGGAGATTATGAACGTTAAGACTCAGATTGAAAGTCGTGGGCTGCGATGGAGTGTAGTTGAAAGTCTGCCGGTGAGTGAAGGAATTAAAATCTGTAACGACGATCGTGCGCGTTTAATTGAAAATTACCAGCAGAGCGTTCGTAATTTGGGAGCGTGTGGCATCGATACCATCTGCTATAACTTTATGCCTGTGCTGGACTGGGCTCGTACCGATTTACATTATAAACTAGCAAACGGAGGCGAATCGATGTATTTCGACTTCCCTACTTTTGTGGCTTTCGATGCTTATATATTAAAACGTCCCGGTGCTGAAAACGATTATCCTACTGAAATAATAAAGAAAGCCAAAGAAGTATTTGCTTCGATGAGTTCCGAGGAAGCAGAGGAACTGGCTTATAATATTATTGTGGTTACTCAGGGCTTTATTGATGGAGTGATAGACGGAAGTGTGCCTGATCCGAAAAAGTTGTTTCTCGAATTTATCGATCGTTATAAAGGCTACGATAAAAACAAAATGCGCGAGAACCTAAAGGCATTTTTGGATGATGTTATTCCGGTAGCTGAAGAAGCAGGTGTAAAACTGGCCATTCACCCCGATGATCCTCCTTTCCCGGTACTGGGCTTACCTCGTATTATTGGTCAGCTTGATGATTACGAGTGGTTATTTAACGCCAATCCCTCTCCTAACAACGGCATTACTTTTTGTGCCGGATCGCTTTCTGCCCGAAAGGAAAATAACCTGGTGGAGATAATTGAGAAATGCGGTGAGAAGATTCACTTTGTGCATTTGCGAAATACACAACTTTTGCCCGATGGCAGCTTTTTTGAATCGGGGCATTTGGCAGGTAGCCAAAATATGGTTCAAATGATGACGGCCCTACTAAAAGAGCAGAAGAAGCGTATTGCCACAGGACGAAAAGATATTCGATTGCCTGTACGCCCCGATCATGGTATTAAAATATTGGATGATTATAAAAACAAATACAATCCGGGATATCCGCTTATTGGACGATTAAAAGGTTTAGCCGAGTTAGATGGATTAATGGCCGGAATCAGTAGCTTTATTTAA
- a CDS encoding SDR family oxidoreductase, whose amino-acid sequence MNNPMFDLSGKVAVVTGGGGVLGGSIARSLIEVGVKVAILDIREENLNIRVEELKQLGGEVKGFVSNVLDMDILKNTRKEILDEWGRIDILINTAGGNLPGGTLEETQTVFDMKIEDFQRVTDLNLNGTVYPSLVFGKAMADQGEGSIITISSMATYSAITRVPGYSVAKTGINIFTQWMAMEMALKFDEKIRVNAIAPGFFIGDQNRKVLINPDGSYTERSQKVIARTPMKRFGDIKELNGAVQFLCSDAASFITGVILPVDGGFSSFSGV is encoded by the coding sequence ATGAATAATCCAATGTTTGATTTATCAGGAAAAGTTGCCGTTGTTACAGGCGGCGGCGGTGTTTTAGGCGGAAGTATCGCCCGCAGTTTAATTGAAGTGGGTGTTAAAGTTGCCATCCTTGATATCCGCGAAGAAAACCTCAACATACGGGTTGAAGAATTAAAACAATTAGGCGGCGAAGTAAAAGGTTTTGTATCCAATGTGCTTGATATGGATATCCTGAAGAATACACGCAAAGAAATTCTGGATGAATGGGGACGCATTGATATACTTATCAACACTGCCGGAGGTAATCTACCGGGTGGAACTTTGGAAGAAACACAAACAGTGTTCGATATGAAGATTGAAGACTTCCAACGTGTAACCGATCTAAACCTCAACGGAACCGTTTACCCTAGTTTGGTATTTGGTAAGGCCATGGCCGATCAGGGCGAAGGAAGTATTATTACCATTTCATCAATGGCAACCTATTCAGCCATCACAAGGGTTCCGGGATATTCTGTTGCCAAAACAGGTATCAATATTTTCACTCAATGGATGGCCATGGAAATGGCTTTGAAATTCGATGAAAAGATTCGTGTTAATGCCATTGCTCCAGGATTCTTTATTGGCGATCAAAACCGAAAAGTATTGATTAACCCGGATGGAAGTTATACCGAACGTAGCCAAAAAGTAATTGCACGTACACCTATGAAACGTTTTGGCGACATCAAGGAACTAAACGGCGCCGTTCAGTTTTTATGTTCCGATGCTGCCTCTTTTATTACAGGTGTTATTCTGCCTGTTGACGGAGGTTTTAGTTCATTTAGTGGAGTATAA
- a CDS encoding efflux RND transporter periplasmic adaptor subunit, with amino-acid sequence MIVKYYNHTLSKVFLTFLVSICVYSCKQKVETPPVVIVEKPTKQDVEVYGEYVGQLTAKQKVEVRARVDGFLESMHFNEGKRVKEGELLFTIEPSPYQARVNRVKAQLAQAKAAAAKAQRDVDRLKPLYEQNAASQLDLDNAITSMENEKANIMMYQAELSQAELELSFTKVKSPLTGYIGERQVDIGTLVGSKGASLLTSVYQTDTVFVHFHMTALDYLKSKQSNVDITKTDTTRITFQPTVKVTKADRSEYPMEGIVDFANPQVDSKTGTFTLRAKIPNPQRELLPGQFTRVKVLLNVIENAVLIPKKSIIIEKGGAFVYVMRTDSIVEKRFIQTSDELKSSVVVNRGLSSWEKIVTEGIQKIQPGIKVIPTSPNDSIWINKPKMEE; translated from the coding sequence ATGATAGTAAAATATTATAATCATACTTTATCTAAAGTATTTTTAACCTTTCTAGTTTCAATTTGCGTTTACAGTTGCAAACAAAAAGTAGAAACTCCCCCTGTTGTTATTGTTGAAAAACCAACCAAACAAGATGTAGAAGTGTATGGCGAATACGTGGGACAACTAACAGCTAAACAAAAAGTTGAGGTCCGAGCCAGAGTTGATGGTTTTCTGGAAAGCATGCACTTTAATGAAGGGAAACGTGTTAAAGAGGGAGAACTATTGTTTACAATTGAACCTTCACCGTATCAGGCCCGAGTAAATAGGGTTAAAGCACAACTTGCACAGGCAAAAGCGGCAGCTGCCAAAGCACAAAGGGACGTTGACAGATTAAAACCTTTATACGAGCAAAATGCGGCAAGTCAGTTAGATTTGGATAATGCCATTACATCAATGGAGAATGAAAAAGCCAATATAATGATGTACCAGGCTGAGCTATCGCAGGCTGAACTGGAACTTAGTTTTACAAAGGTTAAATCTCCACTGACAGGTTATATTGGAGAGCGTCAGGTGGATATCGGTACATTAGTTGGCTCCAAAGGAGCATCTCTACTCACTTCAGTTTACCAGACAGATACTGTTTTTGTTCACTTTCATATGACTGCTCTTGACTATTTAAAGAGTAAACAAAGTAATGTTGATATTACTAAAACAGATACTACGCGCATAACTTTCCAACCTACAGTGAAAGTTACCAAAGCCGACAGATCAGAATATCCAATGGAAGGTATCGTTGATTTTGCAAATCCACAGGTCGACTCCAAAACCGGAACCTTTACTCTGAGAGCTAAAATTCCAAATCCACAACGCGAATTACTACCGGGTCAATTTACACGCGTGAAAGTACTTTTGAATGTAATTGAAAATGCAGTCTTAATCCCCAAAAAGTCAATTATTATTGAAAAGGGAGGTGCATTTGTATACGTTATGCGAACTGATAGTATTGTCGAAAAAAGATTTATTCAAACCAGCGACGAATTAAAATCTTCGGTGGTAGTAAATCGAGGACTATCATCGTGGGAAAAAATAGTAACTGAAGGCATTCAGAAAATACAGCCGGGTATAAAAGTAATTCCTACTTCCCCCAATGATTCTATTTGGATAAACAAACCAAAAATGGAGGAATAA
- a CDS encoding multidrug efflux RND transporter permease subunit, which translates to MKLGMFIDRPILSMVISIVIVLLGSIAIFVLPIDQYPEITPPLVRITASYPGAGATTVAQAIATPIEQELNGTPGMIYMESTSSNSGSLSINVTFDVGTDPNIAAVDIQNRVKLAESRLPAEVVQNGIKVERQAASQLLTISLASDDPKFDEIYLSNYATINILDVLRRVPGVGRVSNIGSRYYSMRIWVYPDAMAGFGLTVTDLQSAIKDQNRESAAGELGLQPISNTDITIPLQTSGRLEKVEDFEKIVIRANPDGSIIRLRDVARIELEASSYSQESGMDNKNAAILGIYLLPGANALDVAQKVRSAMEEISKNFPEGITYDIPFDMTDYISSSIKEVYTTLLEALFLVVLVVFLSLQNWRATLVPIIAVPISLIGTFAFMLAMGFSINLLTLLGLILAIGIVVDDAIVVVENVERLMADRNISAREATHIAMKELAGALIATSLVLAAVFVPVSFLSGISGQLYRQFSVTIVISVLLSTVVAMTLSPALCALLLKPETKEKNKIFRLINNWLTTGVNQYLKYINLSIKNPKRILGTFGLVLVLIFVLFRIIPTSFIPEEDQGKFTVELELPEGATLHRTAEITKRAVDFILKNPYVKNVQNVTGSSPRVGTSQSRSQLTVLLKDWDDRDDADGKINAIIQSLIKEFYYYPEAKFYLSKPPAIPGLGSSGGFEMQLQAKGEASFDDLAAAVDTLLFYANQQKELQGVSSSLQAEVPQLYFDVNRDNAKFLGIPLGDIYTSMKAFLGAMYVNDFNMFNRVYRVNIQADEQFRHQKENLNLFFVRAQNGSMVPVTALGTFEYTTGPGSIKRFNMFTAAVIRGEPASGYSSGQAMQLMENLVRDKLPENIGLEWSGLSYQEKQAGGQTGYIMLLVILFVFLFLAAQYESWSIPIAVMLSLPIAALGALLGIWVTGLENDIYFQIGLVTLIGLATKNAILIVEVAKQQIESGASVLDATLKAAEMRFRPIVMTSLAFVLGMIPLVLATGPGSASRHSIGTGVFFGMLVAITVGIVFVPFFFHLIYSFKEKRKKEIVSK; encoded by the coding sequence ATGAAATTAGGAATGTTTATTGACCGTCCGATTTTATCTATGGTAATTTCAATTGTCATTGTATTACTCGGATCCATTGCCATTTTTGTATTACCCATCGACCAATATCCGGAGATTACACCTCCTTTGGTACGAATTACTGCCAGTTATCCGGGTGCCGGAGCCACCACCGTAGCTCAGGCCATAGCCACCCCTATCGAACAGGAGTTGAATGGAACTCCTGGTATGATTTACATGGAATCAACTAGTTCTAACTCTGGATCATTAAGTATCAATGTTACTTTTGATGTGGGTACGGATCCGAATATTGCTGCCGTTGATATTCAAAACAGGGTAAAACTTGCCGAATCACGTTTACCTGCCGAAGTCGTTCAAAACGGAATTAAAGTAGAGCGCCAGGCAGCTTCTCAGCTGTTAACAATATCGTTGGCTTCTGACGATCCAAAATTTGATGAAATATACCTTAGTAACTATGCAACCATCAACATTTTGGATGTTCTGCGACGCGTTCCTGGGGTTGGTCGTGTTTCTAATATTGGTAGTCGTTATTATTCAATGCGTATTTGGGTATATCCCGATGCCATGGCCGGTTTTGGACTTACAGTAACTGATTTACAAAGTGCAATAAAGGATCAAAACCGAGAATCGGCAGCTGGAGAACTGGGTTTACAACCTATTTCCAATACCGATATTACCATTCCTTTACAAACATCAGGACGATTAGAAAAAGTGGAAGACTTTGAAAAAATCGTGATCAGAGCAAACCCTGATGGTTCTATTATTAGACTTCGTGATGTGGCTCGTATCGAACTGGAAGCTTCCAGTTACAGTCAGGAATCAGGTATGGACAATAAAAATGCCGCTATCTTAGGCATCTATCTCTTACCGGGAGCCAATGCATTGGATGTAGCCCAAAAAGTACGAAGTGCCATGGAAGAAATAAGTAAAAACTTCCCGGAAGGAATTACTTATGACATTCCGTTTGATATGACTGATTATATATCCTCATCCATAAAAGAAGTATACACTACTTTGCTCGAGGCTTTATTTCTGGTAGTATTGGTGGTATTTTTATCATTGCAAAATTGGCGTGCAACGTTGGTACCTATTATTGCAGTACCCATTTCCCTTATTGGAACATTTGCCTTTATGCTGGCCATGGGATTTTCCATCAACTTATTAACCTTACTGGGCTTAATTCTAGCTATTGGTATTGTGGTCGATGATGCAATCGTAGTGGTTGAAAACGTAGAACGCTTAATGGCTGATCGCAATATTTCGGCTCGTGAGGCAACACATATTGCCATGAAAGAATTGGCCGGAGCATTAATTGCAACCTCTTTGGTTCTGGCAGCCGTATTTGTACCTGTTAGTTTCCTTTCGGGCATCTCGGGTCAGCTATACCGACAGTTTTCGGTTACCATCGTTATATCTGTTTTGCTATCTACAGTTGTAGCCATGACATTAAGCCCGGCTTTATGTGCACTTTTATTAAAGCCTGAGACAAAAGAAAAAAATAAAATTTTCCGACTTATAAATAATTGGTTAACCACAGGTGTAAATCAATATTTAAAGTACATTAATCTATCGATTAAAAATCCGAAACGAATATTAGGCACATTCGGATTGGTTTTGGTTTTGATATTTGTATTATTCCGGATTATTCCAACGTCATTTATTCCTGAGGAAGATCAAGGAAAATTTACGGTTGAACTTGAATTACCTGAAGGTGCAACCCTTCATCGTACCGCTGAAATTACCAAACGAGCTGTCGATTTCATACTAAAAAATCCATACGTTAAAAACGTACAGAATGTAACCGGTTCAAGTCCTCGTGTTGGAACTTCTCAAAGTCGATCTCAACTTACTGTGTTATTAAAAGATTGGGATGACAGGGACGATGCAGATGGTAAAATCAATGCCATTATTCAATCGTTAATAAAGGAATTTTATTATTACCCCGAAGCTAAATTCTACCTTTCTAAACCTCCGGCAATACCAGGTTTAGGTAGTTCAGGTGGTTTTGAGATGCAACTTCAGGCCAAAGGTGAAGCTAGTTTCGATGATTTAGCAGCCGCTGTTGACACTTTATTATTCTATGCTAACCAGCAAAAAGAGTTACAGGGAGTTTCTTCTTCTCTTCAGGCAGAAGTTCCTCAACTTTATTTCGATGTTAATCGCGATAATGCTAAATTCTTAGGCATTCCATTAGGTGATATTTACACTTCGATGAAGGCCTTTTTGGGAGCAATGTATGTTAATGACTTTAACATGTTTAACAGAGTTTACAGGGTTAATATTCAAGCCGATGAACAATTCCGTCATCAAAAAGAAAACCTGAACTTATTCTTTGTTAGAGCTCAAAATGGATCAATGGTTCCGGTAACCGCCTTGGGTACATTTGAATACACAACCGGTCCGGGTAGTATTAAACGTTTCAATATGTTTACTGCTGCTGTTATTCGAGGCGAACCGGCTTCAGGATACAGTTCTGGACAGGCTATGCAACTAATGGAAAATTTAGTCAGAGATAAGCTGCCTGAAAATATTGGTTTGGAATGGAGTGGATTATCATACCAGGAAAAACAAGCTGGAGGTCAGACCGGATATATAATGCTTTTAGTGATATTATTCGTATTTCTGTTTTTAGCAGCGCAATATGAAAGCTGGAGTATTCCAATTGCCGTAATGTTATCTTTACCCATTGCAGCTTTGGGTGCATTATTGGGCATTTGGGTTACAGGACTTGAAAACGATATTTATTTTCAGATTGGATTGGTAACTTTAATTGGATTGGCTACTAAAAATGCCATCTTAATTGTTGAAGTTGCTAAGCAACAAATCGAAAGTGGAGCATCGGTACTGGATGCAACTTTAAAAGCAGCCGAAATGCGTTTTCGTCCTATTGTAATGACATCACTGGCCTTTGTATTAGGTATGATTCCTTTGGTTCTGGCCACAGGCCCAGGCTCTGCCAGTCGTCATTCTATTGGTACAGGTGTATTTTTCGGAATGTTGGTGGCAATTACAGTAGGTATTGTATTTGTGCCTTTCTTCTTCCACCTTATCTATTCGTTTAAAGAAAAACGTAAAAAAGAAATCGTAAGCAAATGA
- a CDS encoding sialate O-acetylesterase codes for MRSFKIILILFIWSSLSITAQVRLPKLISDGVVLQRDKELTLWGWASPNEKVEIDFKNHQYKTITDSDGKWQIQLPSQSPGGPFKMKISASNQILINDILIGDVWLCSGQSNMELPISRVEPKYRKEIKRINTTGVRQFRVPYNWDFNQKQADLKGGKWLAATPENIMNFSAVAYFFAEKVQQTQQVPIGIINASMGGSPVEAWLSEDDLKPFKDAYKELQKFKDSTVINAIEASDKQRSDAWFSQLAQNDKGRKNADWSATDLNDNDWQTANVPGYWKQDDLENLNGIVWYRRSFSLSEKSANQPAELDMGRIVDADSVFINGSFIGNTTYQYPPRRYKVPENTLKSGKNTIAVKVISQIGTGGFVPDKPYELRTGSESINLSGMWKYKIGTSMAPLEGPTFIRWKPAGLYNGMIAPLTNLSIKGAVWYQGESNVDNASQYEERLSAMIQNWRREFNEGELPFVIIQLANYLEPDSLPKGSDWAVLRDAQFKVAQKTEHCQSVNIIDLGEWNDIHPLNKKEVGRRTALAAEKVAYGKNVDCSGPVFDSYSINNSKVELSFKYVYNGLRIKEGNILHGFAIAGKDGQFIWAHAEIKGNKVMVWHESVDKPTAIRYAWANNPDQANLYNTEGLPAVPFRLEIRKAK; via the coding sequence ATGAGAAGCTTCAAAATCATTTTGATACTATTTATTTGGTCTTCACTTTCAATTACCGCTCAAGTACGATTACCCAAACTTATAAGTGATGGAGTGGTATTGCAGCGCGATAAGGAACTGACTCTTTGGGGTTGGGCCTCACCTAATGAAAAAGTGGAAATTGATTTCAAAAATCATCAATACAAAACCATTACTGATTCGGATGGCAAGTGGCAGATTCAACTCCCCTCACAATCTCCCGGAGGGCCTTTTAAAATGAAGATCTCAGCTTCGAATCAAATTCTGATTAATGATATATTAATTGGAGATGTTTGGCTTTGTTCGGGGCAATCCAACATGGAACTTCCCATCAGCCGTGTGGAACCCAAATATCGTAAGGAGATTAAAAGAATTAATACTACAGGTGTTCGTCAGTTTAGAGTGCCTTATAACTGGGACTTTAACCAAAAGCAGGCTGATTTAAAGGGTGGGAAATGGTTAGCTGCAACGCCCGAAAACATCATGAACTTTTCAGCTGTAGCCTATTTTTTTGCCGAAAAAGTTCAACAAACGCAACAGGTTCCCATCGGCATTATTAATGCAAGTATGGGCGGATCGCCGGTTGAAGCCTGGCTGAGTGAAGATGATTTAAAACCATTTAAAGATGCATATAAGGAGCTTCAAAAGTTTAAGGATTCCACTGTTATTAACGCTATTGAAGCTAGCGACAAACAAAGATCGGATGCGTGGTTTAGCCAATTAGCTCAAAATGATAAAGGCCGAAAAAACGCAGATTGGTCTGCTACTGATTTAAATGATAACGACTGGCAAACAGCCAATGTTCCGGGATATTGGAAACAAGATGATCTTGAAAACCTGAATGGAATTGTTTGGTATCGAAGAAGCTTTAGTTTATCCGAAAAATCAGCTAATCAACCTGCCGAACTGGATATGGGACGCATTGTTGATGCCGATTCTGTTTTTATCAACGGATCTTTTATCGGAAATACAACTTATCAATATCCTCCTCGCAGATATAAGGTACCTGAAAACACATTGAAATCAGGCAAAAACACCATTGCTGTTAAAGTAATTTCGCAGATTGGAACCGGAGGTTTTGTGCCTGACAAACCGTATGAGTTACGCACTGGTTCCGAATCAATCAACTTAAGCGGTATGTGGAAATATAAGATCGGAACATCGATGGCGCCACTGGAAGGTCCCACCTTTATCAGATGGAAACCCGCAGGATTATACAACGGGATGATTGCACCATTAACCAACTTATCAATTAAAGGCGCTGTTTGGTACCAGGGAGAATCAAACGTTGATAATGCCAGCCAATACGAAGAGCGATTATCTGCTATGATACAAAACTGGCGCCGCGAATTCAACGAGGGAGAGCTTCCTTTTGTAATTATTCAGCTGGCAAACTATTTAGAACCTGATAGCTTGCCCAAAGGTAGTGATTGGGCTGTATTAAGAGATGCACAATTTAAGGTTGCGCAAAAAACAGAGCATTGCCAGAGTGTTAACATCATCGATTTAGGAGAATGGAATGATATTCATCCTCTTAATAAAAAAGAGGTGGGTAGACGCACTGCTTTGGCTGCTGAAAAAGTAGCTTATGGTAAAAATGTTGATTGTAGCGGCCCTGTATTTGACAGTTATTCAATCAATAATTCAAAAGTTGAACTCAGCTTTAAATATGTTTATAACGGGCTTCGAATAAAAGAAGGAAACATTCTTCATGGTTTTGCCATTGCCGGAAAAGATGGGCAGTTTATTTGGGCGCATGCCGAAATAAAAGGTAATAAAGTAATGGTTTGGCACGAAAGTGTTGATAAACCCACCGCAATAAGATACGCCTGGGCTAATAATCCGGATCAAGCCAATCTCTATAATACAGAAGGATTACCTGCCGTTCCGTTTAGGTTAGAGATACGAAAGGCAAAGTAA
- a CDS encoding NUDIX domain-containing protein — translation MEEKILNLSVDCAIFGYENGKLQSLLIKRDKEPALNQWCLPGSYVYLNETVDDAARRILFELTGIEKVYLSQVHVFGELNRYPSHRVVSVLYCALIKPELFQLLAGSHAKEVSWFDIKEIQDLPFDHTEMISVASNWLKEEIWRKPILMNLLPEKFPLNQLQDVYQAIFKEEIDNRNFRKKVITMDLVEKLDEKTKGGQQRPAFLYRLKKSI, via the coding sequence ATGGAAGAAAAGATTCTCAATTTATCAGTCGACTGTGCTATTTTCGGATATGAGAATGGCAAATTGCAATCATTATTGATAAAACGAGATAAAGAACCCGCTCTTAATCAATGGTGTTTACCCGGCTCGTATGTTTACCTCAATGAAACAGTTGATGATGCAGCTCGTCGCATTTTATTTGAGCTAACCGGCATCGAAAAAGTATACCTCTCTCAAGTTCATGTTTTTGGAGAATTAAATCGTTACCCAAGTCATCGTGTGGTTTCTGTTTTATATTGTGCCCTAATAAAACCCGAACTGTTTCAGCTATTAGCCGGATCGCATGCCAAAGAAGTAAGCTGGTTTGATATTAAAGAAATTCAGGATCTACCATTTGACCATACGGAAATGATTTCGGTGGCATCTAATTGGTTAAAAGAAGAAATTTGGCGCAAACCAATCCTTATGAATCTCCTGCCCGAGAAGTTTCCTCTAAATCAGCTTCAAGATGTTTATCAGGCGATATTTAAGGAAGAAATTGACAATCGTAATTTCCGTAAAAAAGTAATTACGATGGACTTGGTTGAAAAGTTAGATGAGAAGACCAAAGGAGGTCAGCAACGTCCGGCATTTTTATATCGACTCAAAAAATCAATCTAA